In Ignavibacteriales bacterium, a single window of DNA contains:
- a CDS encoding methylmalonyl-CoA mutase family protein has translation MEKETNKIRTERIKWEEKAKRTPSLPVKFTTVSGEPIEMLYSPEDIENINYLADIGFPGEYPYTRGIHTNMYRGRMWTMRQFAGFGTPEDTNERYHYLLKHGQTGLSVAFDLPTLMGRDADDLQAQGEVGICGVSISSLADMEILFKGINLADVSTSMTINAPAAMLLAFYIAVAQKQGAKTEQLRGTIQADILKEYIAQKEWIFPPHPSMRIITDMFEYCTNEMPQWNPISISGYHIREAGATAIQELAFTLADGFAYVEAGIAKGLDVDEFAPRLSFFFNSHLDFFEEIAKYRAARRIWAKRMRNKYNAKNPRSWLLRFHTQTAGCTLTAQQPENNIIRTSYQALAGVLGGTQSLHTNSMDETLALPSEKAVKIALRTQQIIAHEIGVTNTIDPLAGSYFVEALTTRMEKEAEVYFEKIDSMGGVIQAIEAGFFQKEIAESAYRYQQDLDIKEKIIVGVNDYIEENEKIDIPILNIPPEVEIKQRERIAQVRASRDNQKVADELKLLQQAATDGTNLIPRLIECTKSYVTLGEMCNALAEVFGVYEEPAVF, from the coding sequence ATGGAAAAAGAAACGAATAAGATAAGGACAGAGCGAATTAAGTGGGAGGAGAAAGCTAAGAGAACTCCTTCGTTGCCTGTTAAATTTACAACTGTTTCGGGTGAACCGATCGAAATGCTTTACTCACCTGAAGATATTGAGAACATAAATTATTTAGCAGACATCGGTTTCCCAGGCGAATATCCATACACGCGTGGTATTCATACAAATATGTACCGCGGAAGAATGTGGACAATGCGACAATTTGCGGGTTTTGGAACACCTGAAGATACGAACGAAAGGTATCATTATCTTTTGAAGCACGGTCAAACCGGACTTTCCGTTGCATTCGATTTACCAACTTTGATGGGCCGGGACGCTGATGATCTGCAAGCGCAAGGTGAAGTTGGAATCTGCGGTGTTTCGATTAGTTCACTCGCTGATATGGAAATATTATTCAAAGGAATTAATCTCGCCGATGTCTCAACATCAATGACGATTAATGCACCTGCAGCTATGCTTCTTGCATTTTATATCGCCGTAGCTCAAAAGCAAGGCGCTAAGACGGAGCAGTTACGGGGAACAATTCAGGCAGATATTTTAAAAGAGTACATCGCACAAAAAGAATGGATATTCCCACCTCATCCATCAATGCGTATCATAACCGATATGTTCGAGTATTGCACCAATGAAATGCCTCAATGGAATCCAATATCAATCAGCGGATATCATATCCGAGAAGCAGGCGCAACGGCGATTCAAGAATTAGCATTCACATTGGCAGATGGTTTCGCTTATGTTGAAGCCGGAATCGCGAAAGGATTAGATGTTGACGAATTTGCGCCGCGCCTTTCATTCTTTTTCAATTCTCACCTCGACTTTTTTGAAGAGATAGCCAAGTATCGAGCGGCTCGAAGAATATGGGCTAAAAGAATGAGAAATAAATACAATGCTAAAAATCCACGCTCATGGTTATTAAGGTTTCATACACAAACTGCTGGATGCACACTAACGGCACAACAACCCGAAAATAATATTATACGCACATCATATCAAGCTCTGGCAGGCGTCTTGGGTGGAACTCAATCCCTTCATACAAACTCGATGGATGAAACACTCGCTCTTCCCTCTGAAAAAGCCGTAAAGATCGCGCTCAGAACACAACAGATAATCGCGCATGAAATTGGAGTAACCAACACCATTGATCCGCTTGCCGGAAGTTATTTTGTTGAAGCTTTGACAACCAGAATGGAAAAAGAGGCTGAAGTATATTTTGAGAAAATTGATTCAATGGGTGGAGTAATTCAGGCGATTGAAGCTGGATTCTTCCAGAAAGAAATCGCCGAGTCTGCTTATAGATATCAACAAGATCTGGACATAAAAGAAAAAATAATCGTGGGAGTGAATGATTACATCGAAGAGAATGAAAAAATTGATATCCCGATTTTGAACATTCCCCCGGAAGTCGAAATTAAACAGCGTGAAAGGATTGCGCAAGTTCGTGCATCACGGGATAATCAGAAAGTAGCCGATGAATTGAAATTACTGCAACAAGCCGCAACGGATGGAACAAACCTGATACCTCGTTTGATTGAATGTACAAAATCGTATGTAACGCTCGGAGAAATGTGCAACGCACTTGCCGAAGTTTTTGGCGTTTATGAAGAACCAGCAGTATTTTAG